The nucleotide window AGATTTTCAAAACCGGGGAAGACCCTGGGAATCTGTTCTTTATTTTCTTTATGCAAAGTGATGGTTTTAATTCCGGGGGTATCTAATAAGTGACCTCCAAAACTCCAAGGAAGTAAAATGGACCGGGAAGTGGTATGCTTTCCTTTTTCATTGAAGTCGCTTACTTCCGCGGTCAGAAGATGTAAAGACGGCTCCAAATAGTTTATGATGGAGGTCTTTCCAGTTCCAGAGTGTCCTGTAAAAACAGAATCCTTATCTTTCAGCAAGTCCTTCAAATCGTTGATCCCTGTGCCGTTAACTACAGATGTATAAAGCAGAATGAACCCATTTTCTTTGTAATAGTTAGTTTGTTCTTCCAGCTCATCCGTATCTTCCAAAAGGTCAATCTTGTTAATCACGATAATCGGTTTCAAACCTTGCAGAGCGACAATGCAAAGATAGCGATCTACAAGTCCCGCTTTAAATATCGGTTTTAAGCAGGAACAAGTGATAACAACCTGATCAATATTGGCAGCCAGAATAATTTCTTTTTGGAAACTACCTGTTCCATAACGGATAAGAGCTGACTGGCGAGGCAGGATATTTTCAATGCGGTTTTCACCCTTTAGGGAAAGATCAACTTCCACAAAATCACCTACGGCGGCAATGGTATTACTTTGATACAAAAATTGTTTCAAGCGTCCGCTTAATTTTGCCGGGCAAAGCTTACCGTTTATTTCAACTATAAAGCTATAGTTACTTTGAATTTCCACAATTCTGCCCGGCACAATGTTCAGGTCTCTTTTATATGATTGGCTTGCTTTTGTGCCGATGCGGGCGGTTTTGAATATAGCTTTGTCTTTCAGCTCATCCAGAATATCCGGATCTGGCAATTTAACATTCTTTATTCTTTCCGACCAGCGACCAGTTTTCTTTTTATCCTTTTGTTTCATCTCCCTTTGCCGGGGATATTTTTATTTTATAGCGGGAATTATGGCGTCAAATAGGTCTGCCGCTTCTTTTACTTTGGTTTCCGAGCCGAAAACGGCATAGTGA belongs to Candidatus Cloacimonas sp. and includes:
- the rsgA gene encoding ribosome small subunit-dependent GTPase A — its product is MKQKDKKKTGRWSERIKNVKLPDPDILDELKDKAIFKTARIGTKASQSYKRDLNIVPGRIVEIQSNYSFIVEINGKLCPAKLSGRLKQFLYQSNTIAAVGDFVEVDLSLKGENRIENILPRQSALIRYGTGSFQKEIILAANIDQVVITCSCLKPIFKAGLVDRYLCIVALQGLKPIIVINKIDLLEDTDELEEQTNYYKENGFILLYTSVVNGTGINDLKDLLKDKDSVFTGHSGTGKTSIINYLEPSLHLLTAEVSDFNEKGKHTTSRSILLPWSFGGHLLDTPGIKTITLHKENKEQIPRVFPGFENLFNKCRFRNCSHIQEEGCAVLDAVEKGIIPFERYDSYQYLYGSL